The segment tttaagagCAATTAAATTAAGATTGAGTCTCATGaatataatgttttatttattttttatttttatctttcatgTTCGATAAATAGagatttctttttctattgttaataatagaattcgattaaaaaattccataGATAACTCAAGTTGTAAATACTGTTTGACacatacatttaatttttttattattttcatgataacaattacaaatttgtatgaaaaattatttattcaggtgataaattaatatttttttttttaattctcagTGCTACTCCATACATCTCTAGATACAATTATTCTAATATTCTAgaattttactcatttttaaaaaattctaatataGACCGatcatgttgaaaaaaaaataaataaataaactaataattgaaaaatttgaaattaaacgtttcaaagtaaaaattaacatttcttTATcgaattcaattattttttttttttagtaattatttattaattaatatgaattatgtaaaaaatttttaaataataatttactatcGTAAAACGCAATGACATGTGCGTAagcattataattatttataattaatatttaaatatttaattacattaatttaGTAATCCTATTTAACGTACCATAtcgtttttcgtttttttttattttttttccccaacttttatgtatattcataattttttttcttttctttttccttGCTCTCATTCAATCTTAAATAGACACACAATATTAaggcttttttttaaagctgtgcaatgagttgaaaaaaatttattaatttttataaaaatttttaattaaaacattttaattgtcTCAATTTTTTACAAGCTCACCCGACATTTCAATCATAAAGTACAATTAAAAaccattatcaaaaaaaaaaaaaaatatatatatatactgataGTTTCTTTCCAGAGGtaatgaagaaagaaaaaaaaagtgcttcttaaaaatattgcaCAATATTTggatttgataattaaattaaatattatcattctATTACCAACGaaaattgcatattttttttcttgagccATTTTTGagtattacaaattaaattgttttattataagaattatgattttttttttttttttttttaaatattaaagaaaaataaaaagatatttaaaatctatcattttttattatgaatttatcgacatcaataaaaattgtttgatttgatcaattaaaattgactCGACATTTTTGTAGGTTGatagattttttcttttattatttaaaaaattaaaattaaaaaaatatatataatattgtttgaCAAAGAATGACATGAgccataaattattattcctcACTAAATTCAGAAGGcctttcaaattattaattgtttataatattcataaatcactgcttgatgaaaaagaaaaaaaaaagaaaaaattaaattcatgggccatatattgaaaaaataaaaaaaaaaaatatacatatatatattattttaaaatttttaacactcTGAAGATGTATCTAAATCAGCTGgtggaatttttttcgttcttGTTATGCGATCTAATTCAGCTGCAGCATCATTGCGCATTGCTGCTTTATCCGCTGGTCCAGCAtctgtaaaaattatattcaattaaattaaaaataattttttaagtataaaataaaaattcaaataaattaccaatttTAATTGGACTCGTTCCAGGACTTGCACCAGGTCCACCTGGTGATCCTGGTCCACCTGGAGATGCTccactttttttataaagcaaAGAATTAAAGAAATTCGCTAAAACACCTTCACCAGCAGCTGCTGCACCTGGTCCTTTTGgatccaattttttatttggtgaTGGCACCTGAATATTACAATCTTTagtattacaaaaaaataaaatataaaaatattatgagtTACAATAATATTTCCCATGTTATACAGATTATATCACATTCATTTTTGAGCATGCTCTCGCTgtgtattattgttttattaaaatcaataaattagacataaaaaaaaaaaaaaaacaattgatattaaGAGTTAGTCACACAAAGTTTATGGATTGGATACGggtttgttttttgtttgtaaattattataacaattacACACAAGAGGGTACATGAAATACATGCTCTTAATGATATTGATACAACCTGTATGACGGGTCCAGTGCTTGCCTGGTTACGAGTTGTTGGTGAACGTGTTGGATCTCTTAAGCCAGATAATGTTGCTTGTTGTCTAGCTAAAAATGCTTGTTCATCTTCAGCTTGTATTTCTAATTCTCTTGTTAcacactaaaaataaataattataattttattatatatcaatgtttaattatgtttataaataatatatattaattattacttttctATTTGTTTGTGGTTGTGCAATAACATCACGATAATAATCATCTGGTTTCattgattgtaaattttcatgaagaataccaatttttttcatattatccCATCCAGCAGGTctgaaattaattcattaaattattttaaaattaataaacaagtttagtttgttttttttttttttgttttttaaacttacATAAGTACTGCatctttttcaacaacaaGTGCTGGTGTTCTAAATGGTAAACTATAAATTCTATGTGTTagatatttatacaataaatcacaatttttatcttctttagcagatgaataaaataaaccagCTCCATATTGTAAACAAAATCTTCTAATCCATTGTTGCATAAAATCAAAATGTTCATCTTTATAATCATGTTCTTTTTCAAGTGTTGTCATATAATCAGTTTTAgttataacaacaacaacatcaagaCCCAAATTTGTTGTAAGAACACCTTCTGGTAAtggtaaattatcattatcatcatctaaaTTACGACTTGTACGTCTTAATGGACTACCAGGATCTAATTCATCACCGGGTTCCATATAATCTTGccattttttaacatttaattgtCTACATTTTTGTCGtgtatcattatcaattggtaatttatcaatatgatCACCAAGTAATGCTGCCCATGATTGTAGTTGATCTAATAATGCCCATGGTGTTGTCATTGCTGCAACTAATATAACAAGTGTATTTGGAAATCTTTCTGGACTCAGTGCAAATCTTAATAAATTTGCATGACCAGGATCACCATCCAATACCCAAACAGATAATCTCGTTTgatctaaattattaaaaaaaaaaacaaattaatcatgtttatttatatgggcatttatttttttctatctttgtATAAATTACCATCTCTGTATTCATCACGAACATCAATATAGGCAAATTCAAGTCCAGAACCTTTTTTTGGATCTTCAACACCTTGTAATTTTGCAATAAGTGTTGTTTTTCCACTTTCATTATCacctaataataaattttaataaataaatataaatataaacaataacttATGAATGacagtttaatttaaatgtcaagaaaaacaaaacaagTTGCTATgtgaattattatgatttcATCAACAATCACAAATAccgttcttttttttttttttttaaatattattatactttgaCTTAATATTCAATGCACATTCTATTCTCATAGctaacattatatttattagcatacgttatttaaaattgaagaaagaaaaaaaatatgtatacacATTGTTTACCTAGTACCAAGACATTTTTGTTTGATGGTAATTTATTGTTTCCACTATTTTGTACTTCAGCCAGAATTGATGACCTATTGACAATAAATAgagtatttaattatacatttaatatttaaataaatctgtAAATTTGGCAATTTTTTTGGACGCATGAACAAAATTGTGTgggtgtatatttttttttccttttgtttttcatcaagATGATGACATCAAATGTTAGGGATAGCTATTTGGATagacaataaatttatgttaaagtttattaatgtttaataattaacataccATAAATTGTCTTTATTGTCGATTGTCTCAGTTTTTTTGAGGTGAAATCCATTGCTCTGGGACATCCTTTCAATCGCA is part of the Aphidius gifuensis isolate YNYX2018 linkage group LG1, ASM1490517v1, whole genome shotgun sequence genome and harbors:
- the LOC122861037 gene encoding cytoplasmic dynein 1 light intermediate chain 1 isoform X2, giving the protein MAAIAIERMSQSNGFHLKKTETIDNKDNLWSSILAEVQNSGNNKLPSNKNVLVLGDNESGKTTLIAKLQGVEDPKKGSGLEFAYIDVRDEYRDDQTRLSVWVLDGDPGHANLLRFALSPERFPNTLVILVAAMTTPWALLDQLQSWAALLGDHIDKLPIDNDTRQKCRQLNVKKWQDYMEPGDELDPGSPLRRTSRNLDDDNDNLPLPEGVLTTNLGLDVVVVITKTDYMTTLEKEHDYKDEHFDFMQQWIRRFCLQYGAGLFYSSAKEDKNCDLLYKYLTHRIYSLPFRTPALVVEKDAVLIPAGWDNMKKIGILHENLQSMKPDDYYRDVIAQPQTNRKCVTRELEIQAEDEQAFLARQQATLSGLRDPTRSPTTRNQVPSPNKKLDPKGPGAAAAGEGVLANFFNSLLYKKSGASPGGPGSPGGPGASPGTSPIKIDAGPADKAAMRNDAAAELDRITRTKKIPPADLDTSSEC
- the LOC122861037 gene encoding cytoplasmic dynein 1 light intermediate chain 1 isoform X1; the protein is MAAIAIERMSQSNGFHLKKTETIDNKDNLWSSILAEVQNSGNNKLPSNKNVLVLGDNESGKTTLIAKLQGVEDPKKGSGLEFAYIDVRDEYRDDQTRLSVWVLDGDPGHANLLRFALSPERFPNTLVILVAAMTTPWALLDQLQSWAALLGDHIDKLPIDNDTRQKCRQLNVKKWQDYMEPGDELDPGSPLRRTSRNLDDDNDNLPLPEGVLTTNLGLDVVVVITKTDYMTTLEKEHDYKDEHFDFMQQWIRRFCLQYGAGLFYSSAKEDKNCDLLYKYLTHRIYSLPFRTPALVVEKDAVLIPAGWDNMKKIGILHENLQSMKPDDYYRDVIAQPQTNRKCVTRELEIQAEDEQAFLARQQATLSGLRDPTRSPTTRNQASTGPVIQVPSPNKKLDPKGPGAAAAGEGVLANFFNSLLYKKSGASPGGPGSPGGPGASPGTSPIKIDAGPADKAAMRNDAAAELDRITRTKKIPPADLDTSSEC
- the LOC122861037 gene encoding cytoplasmic dynein 1 light intermediate chain 2 isoform X3 is translated as MAAIAIERMSQSNGFHLKKTETIDNKDNLWSSILAEVQNSGNNKLPSNKNVLVLGDNESGKTTLIAKLQGVEDPKKGSGLEFAYIDVRDEYRDDQTRLSVWVLDGDPGHANLLRFALSPERFPNTLVILVAAMTTPWALLDQLQSWAALLGDHIDKLPIDNDTRQKCRQLNVKKWQDYMEPGDELDPGSPLRRTSRNLDDDNDNLPLPEGVLTTNLGLDVVVVITKTDYMTTLEKEHDYKDEHFDFMQQWIRRFCLQYGAGLFYSSAKEDKNCDLLYKYLTHRIYSLPFRTPALVVEKDAVLIPAGWDNMKKIGILHENLQSMKPDDYYRDVIAQPQTNRKCVTRELEIQAEDEQAFLARQQATLSGLRDPTRSPTTRNQASTGPVIQIVIFRCHHQIKNWIQKDQVQQLLVKVF